In Liquorilactobacillus hordei DSM 19519, the following proteins share a genomic window:
- a CDS encoding SDR family NAD(P)-dependent oxidoreductase — MKNYKQLKDLHNRIVVVTGASSGLGEQIAYELARKGAIVVACARRLDRLEVVTRECQKLSGRISVAKQLDVEDPLQIEHLVKNIEDELGPIDVLVNNAGFGLMEDVLNFEMKTAEKMFRVNVLGLMYLSKYTALKMAKRKRGAIINVASVAGKIATPKSAVYSATKFAVLGYSNALRLELKPLGISVLTVNPGPIDTEFFEIADKTGSYLSRVGFLVQQPEDIAQKVVSTIGTSKRELTVPFSFEIAHRFYELFPRIGDYLAGDLFNKK, encoded by the coding sequence ATGAAGAATTATAAACAACTAAAGGATCTGCATAATCGGATTGTTGTTGTAACAGGAGCATCTTCTGGACTAGGGGAACAGATAGCATATGAATTAGCGAGAAAGGGTGCGATTGTAGTAGCTTGTGCCCGAAGATTAGACAGACTTGAGGTAGTCACGAGAGAATGTCAGAAATTATCAGGACGAATATCGGTTGCAAAACAGCTAGATGTTGAAGATCCACTGCAAATTGAGCATTTAGTCAAAAATATCGAAGACGAACTGGGGCCGATTGATGTCCTTGTAAATAATGCAGGTTTTGGATTAATGGAAGATGTTCTTAATTTTGAAATGAAGACGGCTGAAAAGATGTTCAGAGTTAATGTATTGGGATTGATGTACCTATCAAAGTATACTGCGCTTAAGATGGCAAAACGTAAAAGAGGTGCCATTATTAATGTGGCCTCTGTAGCCGGTAAGATTGCAACACCAAAATCGGCCGTGTATTCAGCAACTAAATTTGCAGTGCTGGGGTATTCAAATGCACTAAGGCTCGAATTAAAGCCTCTGGGAATTTCTGTGTTGACTGTTAATCCAGGACCAATTGATACTGAGTTTTTTGAGATAGCTGATAAAACGGGAAGCTATCTAAGTAGAGTTGGTTTTTTAGTTCAACAACCAGAAGACATTGCGCAAAAAGTAGTTAGTACAATTGGAACCAGCAAAAGGGAGCTTACGGTACCTTTTTCTTTTGAAATAGCTCATCGCTTTTATGAATTATTTCCAAGAATTGGGGATTATTTAGCGGGGGATTTGTTTAACAAGAAATAG
- a CDS encoding cation diffusion facilitator family transporter, with translation MQQRYKNLKIAQKGVLISLCAYIILSLLKVIIGQLSHSETLLADGFNNSTDIFSSCAVMVGLRLATCPPDEHHQYGHWKAETIATFLTSLIMLLVGLSVLYTSIRNILAGNHESPDIYALFVGIFSGSLMYGVYFHNAHQAKKINSQSLLAIAKDCRSDAWTSFGTSVTIFAANFNMAWLDGVVAFLIGLLILKTAYDIFSASAFSLSDGFDDDLLEKYVADVEKIPGVELVHNIQGRSYGANVFIDIIIWVDPQMTVRKSHHITEKIESLLQRDYGVFDTDVHVEPWDVDYEPQQPNELNSH, from the coding sequence ATGCAACAAAGGTATAAAAATCTAAAAATAGCACAAAAAGGTGTCTTAATCAGCCTTTGCGCTTATATTATACTCTCCTTGCTAAAAGTTATCATTGGTCAGTTAAGTCACTCCGAAACATTACTTGCGGACGGATTCAACAACTCAACCGATATTTTCTCATCATGTGCTGTCATGGTTGGGCTAAGATTAGCTACCTGTCCACCGGATGAACATCACCAATATGGCCATTGGAAGGCTGAAACAATTGCTACCTTCTTAACTTCATTAATTATGCTACTGGTGGGTCTCAGTGTCCTTTACACTTCAATTAGAAATATTCTGGCAGGCAATCACGAATCACCTGATATTTATGCCTTATTTGTTGGGATCTTCAGTGGGTCATTAATGTATGGTGTCTACTTCCATAACGCTCATCAAGCAAAAAAAATCAACTCACAATCGTTACTTGCAATTGCCAAGGATTGTAGAAGCGATGCCTGGACTAGTTTTGGAACATCCGTTACAATCTTTGCTGCAAACTTTAACATGGCTTGGCTTGATGGAGTCGTTGCCTTTTTAATTGGCCTCCTAATTCTCAAAACAGCCTATGATATTTTCTCAGCAAGTGCTTTCTCATTATCTGATGGTTTTGACGATGATCTACTTGAAAAATATGTTGCTGATGTTGAAAAAATCCCTGGAGTTGAGCTCGTACATAATATTCAAGGCCGTTCATATGGTGCGAATGTTTTTATCGATATTATTATCTGGGTAGATCCGCAGATGACGGTGCGAAAAAGCCATCATATTACTGAAAAGATTGAAAGCCTCTTACAAAGAGACTATGGCGTCTTTGATACTGATGTTCATGTCGAACCTTGGGACGTTGACTACGAACCTCAACAACCCAATGAGTTAAACAGTCATTAG
- the rnz gene encoding ribonuclease Z — protein sequence MEIEFLGTGAGSPAKSRNVTSIALKLLEEINEVWLFDVGEGTQHQILKTSIRPRKVTRIFITHLHGDHLFGLPGFLSSRSFQGAQQMGTLIIYGPKGVKDFVQLSLRVSQTKLTYKIKYIEIEKTGLLVNEAQFRVYVDRLDHRIECFGYRVVENDYAGELQVERLKEEHIPAGPIYGRLKAGEKVELPDGRVIDGQDYLGEKKRGRIVTILGDTRQAPSILGLAQNADVLIHESTFGRDEAQLAFNYHHSTNMQAAKIAKQAEVKQLFLTHISARYVGVKALQLEKDAHKVFENTKLANDFDTYMVPFSHK from the coding sequence ATGGAAATTGAATTTTTAGGAACTGGTGCGGGTTCACCCGCAAAGTCACGTAATGTAACTAGTATAGCGCTAAAATTGTTGGAAGAGATAAATGAAGTTTGGTTGTTTGATGTCGGTGAAGGAACACAGCATCAAATATTGAAAACCTCAATTAGACCTCGAAAGGTGACTAGAATTTTTATCACACATCTTCATGGAGATCATCTCTTTGGATTACCAGGCTTTTTAAGTAGTCGTTCTTTCCAAGGTGCCCAACAAATGGGAACTTTGATTATTTATGGGCCAAAAGGAGTTAAAGATTTCGTACAGCTTAGTCTACGTGTTTCGCAAACTAAGTTAACTTACAAAATAAAGTATATTGAGATTGAAAAAACAGGATTACTTGTAAACGAAGCACAGTTTAGAGTATATGTAGATCGCTTGGATCATCGAATAGAGTGTTTTGGTTACCGAGTTGTTGAAAATGACTATGCAGGAGAATTACAGGTTGAGCGGCTGAAAGAGGAACATATACCTGCAGGACCAATTTATGGAAGGTTAAAAGCGGGTGAAAAAGTAGAGTTGCCTGATGGTAGAGTTATTGATGGGCAGGACTACCTTGGAGAGAAAAAAAGAGGAAGAATCGTTACTATTCTTGGCGATACAAGGCAGGCACCATCAATTTTGGGGTTAGCACAAAATGCAGACGTACTTATTCATGAAAGTACTTTCGGTAGAGATGAAGCTCAACTCGCATTTAACTATCATCATTCAACTAATATGCAAGCTGCTAAAATTGCTAAGCAAGCTGAAGTAAAACAACTTTTTCTCACGCATATATCTGCTAGATATGTCGGTGTAAAGGCATTACAACTTGAAAAAGATGCACATAAAGTTTTTGAAAATACAAAATTGGCTAATGATTTTGATACCTACATGGTTCCATTTTCTCATAAATAG
- the recJ gene encoding single-stranded-DNA-specific exonuclease RecJ, producing the protein MFDKHYEWKFESTALEEKELKLQKQMGISKLLARLLVKRNISNSDAANKFLNPSEDNICDPYLLHDMDKAVERIQNAVMNNQMITVYGDYDADGLTSTAVMYETLEQLGASVNYYIPDRFVDGYGPNIDVYKKLISAGTELIITVDNGVSGYEEVAYAQSKGVDVVITDHHELPDKLPEAAAIVHPRHPNKKYPCPDLAGVGVAFKVASALLEDIPQELLDLVAIGTVADLMPLLGENRALVKFGIIALRNTQRLGLLTLLDNAKINVADISEETIGFALAPRLNSLGRIQNGNTGVELLTTLDDDRAKQLADKVEELNAKRKELVTTITEQALQKLAEENPNKHLINVVAGENWHEGVLGIVASHLVERTGKPSLVLSVSEDGETVKGSGRSIESFQLFDAINVHRDLLISFGGHHMACGLALEKSKVVELQRVLDVEAKNQQLDLDKKTPLEVEQTIEIDDLSLDFFEEIKQLAPFGVANPKPIFSFSNYKVQKSILMGQDKNHFKMTLKGRQEAIDAIAFSIGENGQQLVNNADEIEFVGELSTNVWRGQTKLQIMIKDFCLDIAETTKIRVNDLRHSKLTPNLLRTDGEFFFFDATVYRKLANYFKRDARIIVGLDKLPEQAKVNNLIIVDCPPNLESFSTLLNKVEFEEITTILYPYKPILLTGMPTKEELGKVYRFAVSHKNIDLKNDLNKLADYLKIKKDLLIFMLQVFFEVGFVKIDNGLMAGSSSSRRINLKDAPSYRARQRLLEAENVLLTSKTVEFEKIISQFITV; encoded by the coding sequence TTGTTCGACAAGCACTACGAATGGAAGTTCGAGTCTACGGCATTGGAAGAAAAAGAATTAAAATTGCAAAAACAAATGGGAATTTCAAAACTGCTAGCACGGTTGTTAGTTAAGAGAAATATCTCAAACTCTGATGCGGCTAACAAATTTCTAAATCCAAGTGAAGATAATATTTGTGACCCCTATCTTTTGCATGATATGGATAAAGCTGTAGAACGAATCCAAAATGCTGTAATGAATAATCAAATGATTACAGTTTATGGTGACTATGATGCAGATGGTTTAACAAGTACAGCAGTGATGTACGAAACACTTGAACAACTGGGTGCCAGTGTAAACTATTACATACCTGATCGTTTCGTTGATGGATATGGACCAAATATAGATGTGTATAAAAAGTTGATTAGTGCTGGAACAGAACTAATTATTACGGTCGATAACGGAGTTAGTGGATATGAGGAGGTTGCATACGCACAAAGTAAAGGTGTCGATGTTGTGATAACCGACCATCATGAATTGCCTGACAAGTTACCTGAAGCAGCTGCAATTGTTCATCCACGACATCCTAATAAAAAATATCCTTGTCCAGATTTAGCAGGTGTTGGGGTTGCTTTTAAAGTTGCTTCAGCATTGTTGGAAGATATTCCACAAGAGCTACTTGATTTAGTTGCAATTGGGACAGTTGCTGATTTAATGCCGTTACTTGGTGAAAACCGCGCACTTGTTAAGTTTGGAATTATTGCGCTTAGAAACACACAACGTTTGGGATTGTTAACTTTGTTAGATAATGCAAAAATCAACGTTGCTGATATTAGTGAAGAAACGATCGGCTTTGCACTTGCTCCACGCTTAAATTCACTAGGAAGAATTCAAAATGGAAATACTGGGGTAGAATTATTAACTACACTTGATGATGACAGGGCAAAGCAACTGGCAGATAAAGTTGAAGAGTTGAATGCTAAACGCAAAGAATTAGTGACGACTATTACAGAACAGGCACTTCAGAAGTTAGCTGAAGAAAATCCCAATAAGCATTTAATCAATGTTGTTGCTGGTGAAAATTGGCATGAAGGTGTCTTAGGGATTGTTGCTAGTCACTTAGTTGAAAGAACGGGAAAACCATCACTTGTGTTAAGTGTTAGTGAAGATGGGGAAACGGTGAAAGGTTCGGGGAGATCGATTGAATCTTTCCAACTTTTTGATGCAATTAATGTTCATCGTGATCTTTTAATTAGTTTTGGCGGACATCATATGGCATGTGGTTTGGCTTTGGAAAAATCAAAAGTGGTTGAATTACAAAGAGTACTAGATGTTGAAGCAAAAAACCAGCAGCTGGATTTAGATAAGAAAACACCATTAGAAGTTGAGCAAACTATTGAGATAGATGATCTCAGTCTTGATTTTTTTGAAGAAATAAAACAATTAGCACCATTTGGAGTGGCTAACCCTAAGCCCATTTTTTCCTTTTCAAATTATAAAGTTCAAAAGTCAATTTTGATGGGGCAAGATAAGAATCATTTTAAAATGACTTTAAAAGGTAGACAGGAAGCAATTGATGCAATTGCATTTTCAATTGGTGAGAATGGGCAACAACTTGTTAATAATGCAGATGAAATAGAATTTGTTGGAGAGCTGAGCACTAATGTGTGGAGAGGACAAACAAAACTGCAAATAATGATTAAGGACTTTTGCCTAGATATTGCGGAAACAACTAAGATTAGAGTTAATGACTTAAGACACAGTAAGTTAACTCCAAATTTGCTACGAACAGATGGTGAATTCTTTTTCTTTGATGCAACGGTCTATCGGAAGTTGGCAAATTATTTTAAGCGCGATGCAAGAATAATTGTAGGGCTGGATAAGTTGCCTGAACAAGCAAAGGTCAACAATTTAATTATTGTGGATTGTCCACCAAATTTGGAAAGCTTTAGTACTTTATTAAATAAAGTTGAATTTGAAGAGATAACAACTATTCTTTATCCGTACAAGCCGATACTTCTCACGGGGATGCCAACCAAAGAAGAACTTGGAAAAGTTTATCGTTTTGCAGTTTCACACAAAAATATTGATTTAAAAAATGATTTGAACAAACTAGCAGATTATTTGAAAATAAAAAAAGATTTGCTGATTTTTATGTTACAGGTGTTTTTTGAAGTTGGATTTGTTAAAATAGACAATGGATTAATGGCTGGATCATCTTCAAGCAGAAGAATTAATTTGAAGGATGCTCCTAGTTATCGTGCAAGACAACGATTGCTTGAAGCAGAAAATGTCTTATTGACGAGTAAAACTGTAGAATTTGAGAAAATTATTTCCCAGTTCATAACAGTTTAA
- a CDS encoding lipopolysaccharide assembly protein LapA domain-containing protein, protein MKNQWRMIVALLIALVVVIFALLNTQKVELNFLFGKFSLPLVLILVVSLLLGALVAVLVSTVTIVSLRRELKKKNDNEEQIKKQLEDDYQKKLTEVRAKYQRKINNNRTNDLNLK, encoded by the coding sequence ATGAAAAATCAGTGGAGAATGATTGTGGCACTTTTGATAGCATTAGTCGTAGTGATTTTTGCGTTGCTGAATACACAAAAAGTTGAACTGAATTTTCTGTTTGGTAAGTTTAGTTTGCCATTAGTCTTAATTTTAGTAGTTTCATTGTTGTTAGGTGCTTTAGTGGCTGTTTTAGTGTCAACAGTAACAATTGTTAGTTTAAGACGAGAATTGAAAAAGAAAAATGATAATGAAGAACAAATTAAGAAGCAACTTGAAGATGATTACCAGAAAAAGTTGACTGAAGTCAGGGCGAAATATCAGCGCAAAATCAATAATAATCGAACTAATGATTTGAATTTGAAGTAA
- the obgE gene encoding GTPase ObgE has translation MFVDQVKINVKAGNGGDGIVAFRREKFVPNGGPAGGDGGKGGSIVLKVDEGLRTLMDFRYHRHFKAKNGEKGMNKGMYGRGASDSYVFVPEGTTVTDDETGEILGDLLHNGDELVVAKGGRGGRGNIHFASAKNPAPEISENGEPGVERILRLELKVLADIGLVGFPSVGKSTLLATVTSAKPKIAAYHFTTLVPNLGMVRLDDGRDFVMADLPGLIEGASQGVGLGIQFLRHIERTRVILHLVDLSGTDGRDPYDDFVKINQELVSYDETLLERPQIVVASKMDLPDSKENLPEFIAKIKKDTMLKTVPEVVEISAVTHTGVKELMAKAADLLEKTPVFPTLADRKRQEQLENGVVYKFEESEKYPFEITRDPDATWVLSGVELDKLFKMTDFEHDESIMRFARQLRGMGVDDALRAKGAKQGDLVRIDKFTFEFVE, from the coding sequence ATGTTTGTCGATCAAGTCAAGATTAACGTAAAAGCTGGAAATGGCGGAGATGGGATAGTCGCATTTCGTCGTGAAAAGTTTGTTCCTAACGGGGGGCCCGCTGGCGGCGACGGTGGTAAAGGTGGAAGTATAGTTTTAAAAGTCGATGAAGGATTACGGACATTGATGGATTTCCGTTACCATCGCCATTTTAAGGCTAAAAATGGTGAAAAAGGTATGAATAAAGGAATGTATGGTCGTGGAGCAAGCGATTCTTATGTTTTTGTACCTGAAGGGACTACAGTAACTGATGATGAAACAGGTGAAATTTTAGGTGATTTACTGCACAATGGCGATGAGCTAGTTGTTGCAAAAGGTGGTCGTGGTGGTCGTGGAAATATTCATTTTGCGAGTGCAAAGAACCCAGCACCAGAAATTTCGGAAAATGGTGAACCAGGTGTTGAACGAATCTTGCGACTAGAATTAAAAGTTCTAGCAGATATTGGACTGGTTGGTTTCCCTTCAGTTGGAAAATCAACATTGTTAGCAACCGTTACGAGTGCTAAACCTAAGATAGCTGCTTATCATTTTACAACACTTGTACCTAACTTAGGAATGGTCAGATTAGATGATGGCAGAGACTTCGTCATGGCTGATTTGCCAGGATTAATTGAGGGTGCTTCGCAAGGAGTCGGACTTGGAATTCAATTTTTGAGACATATTGAACGGACAAGAGTAATCCTGCATTTGGTTGATTTAAGTGGTACAGATGGGCGAGATCCATATGATGATTTTGTTAAAATCAATCAAGAATTGGTGTCATACGATGAAACGCTACTTGAGCGACCACAAATTGTAGTAGCAAGTAAGATGGATTTACCAGATTCAAAGGAAAATTTGCCAGAATTCATTGCAAAGATTAAGAAGGATACAATGCTCAAAACTGTCCCAGAGGTTGTTGAAATCTCTGCAGTAACACATACGGGTGTTAAGGAGTTGATGGCAAAAGCCGCTGATTTACTTGAAAAGACACCTGTATTTCCAACATTGGCAGATAGAAAACGCCAAGAGCAGCTTGAAAATGGAGTTGTTTATAAGTTTGAAGAGTCAGAAAAATATCCTTTTGAAATCACAAGAGATCCAGATGCAACATGGGTATTAAGCGGTGTCGAATTAGATAAGTTATTTAAAATGACTGATTTTGAACATGATGAAAGTATTATGCGCTTTGCCCGTCAATTAAGGGGAATGGGTGTTGATGATGCACTGAGAGCAAAAGGTGCTAAACAAGGTGATTTGGTTAGGATTGATAAGTTTACATTTGAATTTGTTGAATAA
- a CDS encoding acyltransferase family protein: MNTSSKKRRYITGFDGIRAIAVIGVILYHLVPYDVQGGFLGVPIFFVLSGYLITDILNEEIQKNGKVNLFSFYKKRMKRLYPGLVTMIVATSAYITLFQRSLLTGIRNVIIGNLIYVYNWVQVKQGQSYFDRFGAVQSPFTHLWSLSIEGQFYLFWPIILTVLWVILRKKQPIFDVIFIVAFFSALAMALLYKDGQDSSRIYFGTDTRMFSILLGTSLAVIWPSKGLKNNLQKKSRIILDCIGIASLIIIILMFFSMSGESDLTYHGGMFFFSLISMLLIATVAHPGADMNKLLTNPIFTWLGKRSYGIYLYQYPVMIFYESHISNMAAHPWIHFFIEICLILIISHLSYCYIELPLQHFDYSRTREVIAELLKRKSRYGWRRLWIVGAIILIALTMTGAVFQPKLQSNQEDKQLENVIKKNQKEVTKSNKKLQDKGAQNSGSTSSSQESASNSTSSSQAKSSSQPVELTPQQQQQAATMRITAIGDSVLADGSVKLKSIFQQMYIDAKVGRQPRDAIGILNELAQKGQLDNTVLLSLGTNGPFNDEELYQIMGAIGNRRVYWINTHVPTRRWQGQVNDSLNAATKTYSNLHVIDWYDYSNNHTNWFYDDNVHPNEYGLNYYSNFIAKEVLEEK, translated from the coding sequence ATGAATACGAGTAGTAAAAAAAGACGTTATATTACAGGCTTTGATGGCATCAGAGCAATTGCAGTTATCGGAGTTATTTTATATCACCTTGTACCATATGATGTTCAGGGTGGCTTTTTGGGGGTCCCAATTTTTTTTGTGTTATCTGGATATCTTATTACAGATATTTTGAATGAAGAGATTCAAAAAAATGGAAAAGTTAATCTGTTTTCCTTCTATAAGAAAAGAATGAAGCGACTATATCCAGGATTGGTGACAATGATTGTTGCTACGAGTGCATATATAACTTTATTTCAAAGAAGTTTGTTGACTGGCATCCGAAATGTAATAATTGGCAACTTGATTTATGTTTATAACTGGGTGCAAGTTAAACAGGGACAATCGTACTTTGATCGTTTTGGAGCAGTACAGTCACCTTTTACACATCTCTGGTCATTGTCGATTGAAGGTCAATTTTATCTTTTTTGGCCAATTATACTAACAGTTTTATGGGTAATTTTGCGAAAAAAACAACCTATTTTTGATGTTATTTTTATAGTGGCATTCTTTTCAGCATTAGCGATGGCATTATTGTATAAAGATGGTCAAGATTCCTCAAGAATATACTTTGGAACTGATACAAGGATGTTTTCGATCTTATTGGGAACTAGTTTGGCAGTTATCTGGCCAAGTAAAGGATTGAAAAATAATCTTCAGAAAAAATCAAGAATAATTTTAGATTGTATAGGAATAGCTAGTTTAATTATAATTATTTTGATGTTCTTCTCAATGTCTGGTGAAAGTGATTTGACATACCATGGGGGGATGTTCTTCTTTTCCTTAATTTCAATGCTTCTGATAGCAACTGTTGCTCACCCAGGTGCTGATATGAATAAATTATTAACTAATCCGATTTTTACTTGGTTAGGCAAGAGAAGTTATGGAATATATCTTTATCAATATCCGGTAATGATTTTTTATGAGTCGCATATTTCAAATATGGCAGCACATCCGTGGATTCATTTTTTTATTGAGATTTGTTTGATTTTGATAATCAGTCACTTATCTTATTGTTATATTGAATTACCACTCCAACACTTTGATTATTCAAGGACAAGGGAGGTAATAGCAGAACTTCTTAAAAGAAAGTCTCGTTATGGTTGGCGTAGATTATGGATTGTAGGTGCAATTATCTTAATTGCATTAACGATGACAGGCGCAGTTTTCCAACCTAAGTTACAAAGTAATCAGGAAGATAAGCAATTGGAGAACGTGATAAAGAAGAATCAAAAAGAAGTTACAAAGAGCAATAAAAAATTACAAGACAAGGGAGCACAAAATTCAGGCTCTACATCTTCTTCACAAGAAAGTGCAAGCAATTCAACGAGCTCTTCGCAGGCAAAATCAAGTTCACAACCAGTTGAATTGACACCACAGCAACAACAGCAAGCTGCAACTATGAGAATTACAGCAATTGGTGATTCAGTATTGGCTGATGGGTCGGTTAAGTTAAAGTCTATTTTTCAGCAAATGTATATTGATGCAAAAGTCGGAAGACAGCCAAGAGATGCAATTGGAATCTTGAATGAACTTGCACAAAAAGGTCAATTAGATAATACTGTTTTGTTGAGTTTGGGAACTAATGGACCATTTAACGATGAAGAACTCTATCAAATCATGGGTGCAATCGGCAATCGCAGAGTTTATTGGATAAATACGCATGTTCCGACTAGAAGATGGCAAGGTCAAGTTAATGACTCACTGAATGCTGCAACTAAAACATATTCTAATTTGCATGTAATAGATTGGTATGATTATAGTAATAATCACACTAACTGGTTCTATGACGATAATGTTCATCCGAACGAATACGGTCTGAATTATTATAGTAATTTTATTGCAAAAGAAGTATTAGAAGAAAAATAA
- the uvrC gene encoding excinuclease ABC subunit UvrC, producing MATQHIENKLKLLPDLPGCYLMKDLNSKIIYVGKAKNLKNRVRSYFKSMHEGKTAKLVSEIRDFETIITSTDKEAFLLEITLIQKHKPYYNIKLKRGTGYPYIKITNEKDPTLKIVSQVKKDGAYYFGPYPNVYAASETMHLLQRVYPLRRCNGYQKRPCLYYHMGQCLGACFKEVKAEEYDKQIKKIKTFLNGNVGAIKKTLESKMNLAAQKLEFERAAELRDQMHYIEVTVEKQKIISNDNTPRDLFNFYMDKGWISMQIFFIRQARLIKREKRLFPCIDTPEAELESFILQFYNQKNRILPKEILVPKGVSHDVLGEILQIPVKTPIRGTKKNLMELGEKNARLVLEEKFRLLELDDRKTTGAMDELMSALNLPIGHRIESFDHSHIQGSDVVSAMVSFLDGRPQKSQYRKYKLRTVTHADESASTREVIRRRYTRLLKEHHDLPDLILMDGAEIQIEAAQDVLQNELGLDIPVAGMVKDNHHKTADLMNMQYQKVSLNPKSEAFYLIQRIQDEVHRFAITFHRQTHSKNSLSSRLDLIPGIGPKSRIKLLRKFGSMKKIADASLEEIQALGIPKKVAQTIKLSLK from the coding sequence TTGGCAACACAACACATTGAAAATAAATTGAAATTGTTACCCGATTTACCAGGATGCTATTTGATGAAAGATCTCAATAGTAAAATTATTTATGTTGGTAAAGCTAAAAATTTGAAGAATAGAGTGCGTTCTTATTTTAAAAGCATGCATGAAGGTAAGACCGCTAAATTAGTTTCGGAAATAAGAGATTTTGAAACAATTATTACCTCAACCGATAAAGAGGCATTTTTATTAGAAATCACACTAATCCAGAAACATAAACCATATTACAATATAAAATTAAAAAGGGGTACAGGGTATCCCTATATAAAAATTACGAATGAAAAGGATCCAACATTAAAAATTGTTAGTCAGGTAAAGAAGGATGGAGCTTACTATTTCGGTCCTTATCCGAATGTTTATGCTGCAAGTGAGACGATGCATCTGCTTCAACGTGTTTATCCGCTAAGAAGGTGTAATGGTTATCAGAAGCGCCCGTGTCTGTATTACCATATGGGACAGTGTTTAGGGGCTTGTTTTAAAGAAGTTAAGGCGGAAGAATATGACAAACAGATAAAAAAAATAAAAACGTTTCTAAATGGCAATGTTGGTGCAATTAAGAAAACATTAGAGAGTAAGATGAATCTTGCTGCACAAAAACTTGAGTTTGAAAGAGCAGCTGAACTTCGTGATCAAATGCATTACATTGAAGTAACAGTTGAAAAGCAAAAAATAATTTCAAATGATAATACACCAAGAGATTTATTTAATTTTTACATGGATAAAGGCTGGATTTCAATGCAAATTTTCTTTATTCGCCAAGCCCGTCTAATCAAGCGTGAGAAAAGACTTTTTCCTTGTATAGATACCCCTGAGGCAGAGCTAGAATCATTTATTTTACAGTTTTATAACCAAAAAAATAGGATACTTCCTAAGGAGATACTTGTTCCAAAGGGAGTAAGTCATGATGTGCTTGGTGAAATACTGCAGATTCCTGTCAAAACACCAATTAGGGGAACAAAGAAAAATTTAATGGAACTTGGAGAAAAAAATGCACGGCTTGTACTTGAAGAGAAGTTTCGTCTATTGGAATTAGATGATCGTAAGACAACAGGTGCGATGGATGAACTGATGAGTGCCTTAAATTTACCAATTGGACATCGAATTGAGTCATTTGACCATTCGCATATTCAAGGTTCTGATGTTGTTTCAGCAATGGTGTCATTTTTAGATGGAAGGCCACAAAAAAGTCAGTATCGTAAGTACAAGTTACGAACTGTTACGCACGCTGATGAAAGTGCAAGTACAAGAGAAGTCATCAGAAGAAGGTATACCAGATTATTGAAGGAACATCATGATCTACCAGATCTAATCTTAATGGATGGAGCAGAAATTCAAATTGAAGCCGCACAAGATGTGTTGCAAAACGAGCTTGGTTTGGATATCCCTGTGGCAGGAATGGTTAAAGATAATCACCATAAGACCGCAGATTTAATGAATATGCAGTATCAGAAGGTGTCATTGAATCCTAAGAGTGAAGCTTTTTATTTGATTCAACGCATTCAAGATGAAGTTCATAGGTTTGCGATAACTTTTCATCGACAAACGCATTCTAAAAACTCTTTATCTTCGCGACTTGATTTAATTCCTGGCATTGGGCCAAAGTCACGGATTAAATTGTTGAGGAAATTTGGATCTATGAAGAAAATTGCAGATGCTTCGCTAGAAGAAATTCAAGCTTTGGGAATTCCTAAAAAGGTTGCACAGACAATTAAATTAAGTCTTAAATAA